A stretch of the Arachis stenosperma cultivar V10309 chromosome 6, arast.V10309.gnm1.PFL2, whole genome shotgun sequence genome encodes the following:
- the LOC130932848 gene encoding heat stress transcription factor B-3 produces the protein MEATILCDNNNNNKGLLLECGGGGGGRKCNNPPPFLLKTYMLVEDPATDEVVSWNADGTAFVVWQPAEFARDLLPTLFKHSNFSSFVRQLNTYGFRKVATSRWEFSNEKFKKGEREMLCEIRRRRAWTSKQRNAAANQGAPQDSDEDQRSSSTSSSSGYTTLVDENKRLKKENGVLSSELTTMKRKCRELLDLVAKYSHAQEEEEDEDENEAEAGRPMLFGVRLDVQGQRQVKRKRDEIRESASILLSQSCK, from the exons ATGGAGGCAACAATATTATgtgacaataataataataataaagggtTGTTATTGGaatgtggtggtggtggtggtggaaggAAGTGCAATAATCCACCACCCTTCTTGTTGAAGACATACATGCTTGTGGAGGATCCGGCCACCGACGAAGTCGTATCGTGGAATGCCGACGGCACGGCGTTCGTGGTGTGGCAGCCGGCGGAGTTTGCCCGTGATCTCCTCCCTACACTCTTCAAGCATAGCAACTTCTCTAGCTTCGTCCGCCAGCTCAATACCTAT GGTTTTCGTAAAGTTGCAACAAGCAGATGGGAATTCTCCAATGAGAAGTTCAAGAAAGGTGAAAGAGAAATGCTATGTGAAATTCGAAGAAGAAGAGCGTGGACAAGCAAGCAACGGAATGCAGCAGCAAACCAAGGTGCACCCCAAGACTCCGATGAAGATCAAAGGTCTTCATCGACTTCTTCGTCTTCGGGTTACACCACTCTAGTTGATGAGAACAAGCGCCTCAAGAAGGAGAATGGGGTGTTGAGTTCAGAGCTCACAACCATGAAGAGGAAGTGTAGGGAACTGCTTGATTTGGTGGCGAAATACTCGCATGCtcaggaggaggaagaggacgaGGACGAGAATGAGGCCGAGGCCGGAAGGCCAATGCTGTTTGGAGTAAGATTGGATGTTCAAGGGCAGAGGCAGGTGAAGAGGAAGAGAGACGAGATACGTGAAAGCGCAAGCATTTTGCTCTCTCAATCATGCAAATAG